In Luteitalea sp. TBR-22, one genomic interval encodes:
- a CDS encoding YdiY family protein, which translates to MSNELCVEVRRVVLGAAMVIGLSVPPVLAQAPAPAPAQAPCPCQEPPPPPPPVWTGSIGAGLALTQGNKDTSNFNLSFDVKRDPKTRTIFKADGLYILATEDGTENVDRGLVNGRVEHMVSDRAYVFGQVSFVRDRFKDIDYLVAPTAGLGYRVIKSDRTALDVDGSVGMVFEKNTGLELETDGAVTFGEKFSHKISSGASFTQGFTALWKMNDFNDALYTFSAGIAASITTRTQLKLEFQDIYKTRPTGLLVEKNDIAFITAFVYKF; encoded by the coding sequence GTGTCCAACGAGTTGTGCGTGGAGGTGCGCCGGGTGGTGCTCGGCGCGGCGATGGTGATTGGCCTGTCGGTGCCGCCGGTGCTGGCCCAGGCGCCGGCCCCGGCGCCTGCCCAGGCACCCTGTCCCTGCCAGGAGCCGCCCCCGCCGCCGCCCCCGGTCTGGACAGGGTCGATCGGCGCCGGTCTGGCGTTGACGCAGGGCAACAAGGACACGTCGAACTTCAACCTGTCGTTCGACGTCAAGCGCGACCCGAAGACCAGGACGATCTTCAAGGCCGACGGCCTCTACATCCTCGCCACCGAGGACGGCACCGAGAACGTCGACCGCGGACTGGTGAACGGGCGCGTCGAGCACATGGTCTCGGACCGCGCCTACGTGTTCGGGCAGGTCTCCTTCGTCCGCGACCGCTTCAAGGACATCGACTACCTCGTCGCCCCGACGGCCGGCCTCGGCTATCGCGTCATCAAGAGCGACCGCACGGCGCTCGACGTCGACGGCAGCGTCGGCATGGTGTTCGAGAAGAACACCGGCCTGGAGCTCGAGACCGACGGCGCGGTCACCTTCGGCGAGAAGTTCTCGCACAAGATCTCGTCGGGCGCTTCGTTCACCCAGGGCTTCACGGCGCTGTGGAAGATGAACGACTTCAACGACGCGCTCTACACCTTCAGCGCCGGCATCGCCGCGTCGATCACCACGCGCACGCAGTTGAAGCTGGAGTTCCAGGACATCTACAAGACCCGGCCCACGGGCCTGCTCGTCGAGAAGAACGACATCGCGTTCATCACCGCCTTCGTGTACAAGTTCTGA
- a CDS encoding DEAD/DEAH box helicase — protein sequence MSARLIVGARIALLGAPVEVELDVMRLCTSANPEFDRRERLGLYTGGTDARITTWTHVPGGLSVPRGVGRRLVDVLRRHRVPYTVEDRTVCPPLSVACAPGRLRGYQDQALEALLAAPTGVCEMPTGSGKTNLLLSAVARLRTPSLIVVHTRELVTQTRERCRAWLGVEAGALASGRNDIREITVASVQTLARRPLHELAPLFGFVAVDEAHHAPARQWAHVIDQFPARYKYGFTATPFRKDGLDFVIHDYLGPVTARVTPAEVREAGATVAPRFDVVTSGFWYPLESSSDWSNMISALVADEDRNDLIEREVRQRLGAGVQAVVLSDRIDHVRELGARLADLAPVVLHGEQSAADRAAGMAAVRNGARVTIATTGVLGEGVDAPGWSVLVMATPFAGGPRTLQAVGRVVRPAPGKSEAVVVDILDAQVPALVAAYRSRTRLYREAA from the coding sequence GTGAGCGCTCGCCTGATCGTCGGCGCCCGCATCGCGCTCCTCGGCGCGCCCGTCGAGGTCGAACTCGACGTGATGCGGCTGTGTACGTCCGCCAACCCGGAGTTCGACCGGCGCGAACGCCTCGGCCTGTACACCGGCGGTACCGACGCCAGGATCACGACGTGGACGCACGTTCCCGGCGGCCTGTCGGTCCCGCGCGGCGTGGGCCGGCGCCTGGTCGACGTGCTGCGCCGGCACCGCGTGCCCTACACCGTCGAGGACCGGACCGTCTGCCCGCCGCTCAGCGTCGCGTGTGCGCCGGGCCGGCTGCGTGGCTATCAGGATCAGGCCTTGGAGGCTCTGCTCGCGGCGCCGACGGGTGTGTGTGAGATGCCCACCGGCAGCGGCAAGACCAACCTCTTGTTGTCCGCAGTTGCCCGACTGAGGACGCCGAGCCTGATCGTCGTGCACACCCGCGAGTTGGTGACGCAGACGCGCGAACGGTGCCGCGCCTGGCTCGGCGTCGAGGCCGGCGCACTGGCGAGCGGGAGGAACGACATTCGCGAGATCACCGTGGCGTCCGTCCAGACATTGGCCCGCCGCCCCTTGCACGAGCTTGCGCCACTGTTCGGGTTCGTCGCCGTCGACGAGGCGCACCACGCGCCCGCCCGGCAGTGGGCGCATGTGATCGACCAGTTCCCGGCCCGGTACAAGTACGGGTTCACCGCGACGCCGTTTCGCAAGGACGGGTTGGACTTCGTGATCCACGACTACCTCGGCCCGGTCACGGCACGCGTGACGCCGGCCGAGGTGCGCGAGGCCGGCGCCACCGTCGCGCCGCGCTTCGACGTGGTGACGTCCGGCTTCTGGTACCCGCTGGAGAGTTCGAGCGACTGGTCGAACATGATCTCCGCGCTCGTCGCCGACGAGGATCGCAACGACCTGATCGAGCGTGAAGTCCGGCAGCGTCTCGGCGCAGGCGTCCAGGCCGTGGTGCTCAGTGACCGGATCGATCACGTCCGCGAACTCGGCGCCCGCCTGGCCGACCTTGCGCCCGTCGTCCTGCACGGCGAACAGTCCGCCGCGGACCGGGCCGCCGGCATGGCCGCGGTTCGCAATGGCGCCCGCGTGACGATTGCGACGACGGGCGTGCTCGGTGAGGGCGTCGACGCGCCCGGCTGGTCCGTGTTGGTCATGGCGACGCCGTTTGCCGGCGGCCCGCGCACGTTGCAGGCCGTCGGCCGTGTCGTACGCCCGGCGCCGGGCAAGTCCGAGGCCGTTGTTGTCGACATCCTCGACGCGCAGGTGCCCGCGCTGGTCGCCGCGTACCGCTCACGCACCCGCCTGTACCGGGAGGCGGCATGA
- a CDS encoding VapE domain-containing protein, with protein sequence MNAPAGPVRPDAQPTLDGVCSKARALRAAGFVPVPVKNDASKRPALEVWTPFKTQPPTDKELRAWFVDKHPHGVGVLCGPASPGLRAFDFDGPEIFDRYVDAALDAGLADVVSRVCNGYLDATPGGGRRVLFRVPADVPFKDDVFAARVGTGKGLTLIEQPTHAVLAPSFGGVHETGQPYVSLCGGVESLATITADEYDALCCLARQFDERPAREAGPRPIRGATTDQSKDRPGDDYNARGSWAELLERHGWRHFRTRGDVQEWTRPGKVRFCSATINATGTNRLHVFSASAAPFQAGESYSLFGAYAHLEHAGDFHAATLALAAQGYGTPATKVSRTKAAKATANVDETYAWVRDAKGLIVPNNLENIRQGLARLGVVLTFDQFQRQACLHGVPLEDADVDRLWVRLDDAFGFRPSKDTLRTVLVTEADASPIHPVRQYLDALAWDGTPRLDRWLVTYAGAADTPYVRAVGALPLIAAVRRVRQPGSKFDELLILEATQGTGKSSGLRALCPREDWFSDDLPLGVDSKLVIERTTGRWLIEAAELHGHRGRETEALKAFLSRQVDGPVRLAYGRLPTTVPRQFILVGTTNARTAYLKDPTGARRFWPVTVGTFDLDALARDRDQLWAEAAAREAAGASIRLDATLWDAATAEQEGRRAADPWEEVLAPLLEGDGITRPDRVAVSAIWDALKMEASHRDNRAADRVAAIVQRHGFTAKGKARVDGQWVRCWVRTGAADAE encoded by the coding sequence ATGAACGCACCCGCCGGCCCTGTCCGTCCCGATGCGCAGCCGACCCTCGACGGCGTGTGCTCAAAGGCACGTGCCCTGCGGGCCGCCGGGTTCGTCCCGGTGCCCGTCAAGAACGACGCCAGCAAGCGGCCGGCGCTGGAGGTCTGGACGCCCTTCAAGACGCAGCCGCCGACCGACAAGGAACTGCGCGCGTGGTTCGTGGACAAGCACCCGCACGGCGTCGGCGTGCTCTGCGGGCCGGCCAGTCCTGGCCTGCGGGCCTTCGACTTCGATGGTCCGGAGATCTTCGACCGGTACGTGGACGCCGCGCTGGACGCCGGCCTGGCCGACGTGGTCAGCCGCGTCTGCAACGGCTACCTCGATGCCACACCGGGCGGAGGGCGCCGCGTGCTGTTCCGCGTGCCGGCGGACGTGCCGTTCAAGGACGACGTGTTCGCCGCGCGAGTCGGCACGGGCAAGGGCCTGACGCTCATCGAGCAGCCCACACACGCCGTGCTGGCGCCGTCGTTCGGTGGCGTCCATGAGACCGGCCAGCCGTACGTCAGTCTGTGCGGAGGCGTCGAGTCCCTCGCCACGATCACCGCCGACGAGTACGACGCCCTGTGCTGCTTGGCGCGCCAGTTCGACGAGCGGCCCGCCCGCGAGGCCGGTCCCCGCCCCATCCGTGGCGCCACGACCGACCAGTCGAAGGACCGGCCCGGCGACGACTACAACGCCCGCGGGTCATGGGCTGAGTTGCTGGAGCGGCACGGCTGGCGCCACTTCCGCACCCGCGGCGACGTGCAGGAGTGGACCCGTCCCGGCAAGGTGCGGTTCTGCTCGGCCACGATCAACGCGACCGGCACCAACCGGCTACACGTCTTCAGCGCCAGCGCGGCGCCGTTCCAAGCCGGCGAGAGCTACAGCCTGTTCGGCGCGTACGCGCACCTTGAACATGCCGGCGACTTCCACGCGGCGACGCTCGCCCTGGCAGCGCAGGGCTACGGCACGCCGGCCACGAAGGTCTCGCGCACGAAGGCCGCCAAGGCGACCGCCAACGTCGACGAGACGTATGCATGGGTGCGCGATGCCAAGGGCCTGATCGTGCCCAACAACTTGGAGAACATCCGCCAAGGCCTCGCGCGACTCGGCGTGGTCCTCACGTTCGACCAGTTCCAGCGGCAGGCCTGCCTGCATGGTGTCCCGCTCGAAGACGCCGACGTAGATCGCCTCTGGGTGCGGCTCGACGACGCCTTCGGGTTCAGGCCGTCCAAGGACACGTTGCGGACCGTGTTGGTCACCGAGGCCGACGCGTCGCCCATCCATCCCGTGCGGCAGTACCTGGACGCCCTCGCATGGGACGGGACGCCGCGGTTGGACCGGTGGCTGGTGACGTATGCCGGCGCCGCCGACACACCGTACGTGCGGGCCGTCGGGGCCTTGCCGTTGATCGCCGCAGTCCGTCGTGTCCGTCAGCCCGGCTCGAAGTTCGATGAACTGCTGATCCTAGAGGCGACGCAGGGCACCGGCAAGTCGTCCGGCCTGCGTGCGCTGTGCCCGCGCGAGGACTGGTTCAGTGACGACTTGCCGCTCGGCGTCGACAGCAAACTGGTGATCGAACGCACCACCGGCCGGTGGCTGATCGAGGCCGCCGAACTGCACGGCCACCGAGGCCGTGAAACGGAGGCGTTGAAGGCCTTCCTCAGTCGCCAGGTGGACGGGCCGGTGCGCCTCGCCTATGGCCGCCTGCCGACGACCGTCCCGCGGCAGTTCATCCTCGTCGGGACGACCAACGCCAGGACGGCCTACTTGAAGGATCCGACCGGCGCCCGCAGGTTCTGGCCCGTCACCGTCGGCACGTTCGACCTCGACGCCCTCGCGCGGGATCGCGATCAGTTGTGGGCCGAGGCCGCCGCCCGCGAGGCCGCCGGGGCATCCATCCGCCTGGACGCCACGCTGTGGGACGCCGCGACCGCCGAGCAGGAAGGCCGACGCGCAGCTGACCCTTGGGAAGAAGTCCTCGCGCCCTTGCTCGAAGGCGACGGCATCACCCGGCCGGACCGGGTCGCCGTGAGCGCGATCTGGGACGCATTGAAGATGGAGGCCAGTCACCGCGATAACCGCGCGGCCGACCGGGTCGCCGCCATCGTCCAGCGACACGGGTTCACCGCGAAGGGCAAGGCCCGCGTGGACGGGCAGTGGGTGCGCTGCTGGGTCCGGACAGGAGCGGCCGATGCGGAGTAA
- the mscL gene encoding large conductance mechanosensitive channel protein MscL — protein MLKEFKEFIARGNVVDLAVGVIIGGAFGAITKSVVDDLVMPVLGLIVGKVDFANLFVTLSPGKLTAPAATLAEAKAAGAVTLNYGQFINLVLNFFLIAFAVFLLVKFVNRVRAQLVGATAEPPTSEDVLLLREIRDELKKGRA, from the coding sequence ATGCTCAAGGAATTCAAGGAATTCATCGCCCGCGGCAACGTCGTCGACCTCGCGGTCGGCGTGATCATCGGCGGCGCGTTCGGCGCGATCACCAAGTCGGTGGTCGACGACCTCGTCATGCCGGTGCTCGGCCTCATCGTCGGCAAGGTGGACTTCGCCAACCTGTTCGTCACGCTGAGCCCGGGCAAGCTGACCGCCCCGGCGGCGACGCTGGCCGAGGCCAAGGCCGCCGGCGCGGTGACGCTCAACTACGGCCAGTTCATCAACCTCGTCCTGAACTTCTTCCTGATCGCGTTCGCGGTCTTCCTGCTGGTCAAGTTCGTCAACCGCGTACGTGCCCAACTGGTCGGCGCCACCGCCGAGCCGCCGACCAGCGAGGACGTGCTGCTGCTGCGCGAGATCCGCGACGAGCTGAAGAAGGGCCGTGCCTGA
- the malQ gene encoding 4-alpha-glucanotransferase: MASSRVSGLLLHPTSLPSRYGIGDLGPAAHAFLDALVTAGQQVWQVLPLGPTGYGDSPYQCFSAMAGNPLLVSPERLFAEGWLTADDLAPLAALPTEVADFDRLIAPRRAMLDAACSGFRRQATPAQRADFEAFRDAEAWWLDDFATFMALKDAHGLRSWTTWPAPLRDREPRALAAARQVHAGVIEAHAFAQWQFCSQWQALRAAATARGIAIMGDMPIFVAHDSADVWARPDLFDLRPDGMPRVVAGVPPDYFSATGQLWGNPLYRWDRMADEGFAWWVARVRSTLGLVDRVRLDHFRGFVAYWEVDGAAPTAMHGTWRRGPGPALFDALAAALGPLPIVAENLGFITPDVEALRTGFGLPGMAILQFAFGTDPQAPDFLPHNYTPDRVAYTGTHDNDTMLGWARGGAGDSTRSVEDARRERGYAEAYLNAGDEGLHWAAIRAVQASVASTAIVPVQDVLGLGSESRMNVPGRPSGNWRWRMAPGALTPAHLEALRDLADLYGRLPSGQARWASGPREEQAPDSSREAERQEQPS; encoded by the coding sequence ATGGCCTCGTCACGCGTCAGCGGCCTGCTGCTGCATCCGACCTCGTTGCCCTCGCGCTACGGTATCGGCGATCTCGGGCCCGCCGCGCATGCGTTCCTCGACGCATTGGTCACCGCCGGACAACAGGTGTGGCAGGTCCTGCCGCTCGGTCCGACCGGCTACGGCGACTCGCCGTACCAGTGCTTCTCGGCGATGGCCGGCAACCCGCTGCTGGTCAGTCCGGAGCGCCTGTTCGCCGAGGGCTGGCTCACGGCCGACGACCTGGCGCCGCTCGCCGCGCTTCCCACCGAGGTCGCCGACTTCGATCGCCTGATCGCTCCCCGCCGGGCGATGCTCGACGCCGCCTGCTCGGGTTTCCGCCGGCAGGCCACGCCAGCACAGCGCGCCGACTTCGAAGCCTTCCGCGACGCCGAAGCCTGGTGGCTCGACGACTTCGCGACCTTCATGGCACTCAAGGACGCGCACGGCCTTCGGTCGTGGACGACGTGGCCGGCTCCGCTGCGCGACCGCGAGCCACGGGCGCTGGCCGCCGCCCGGCAGGTGCATGCCGGCGTCATCGAGGCGCACGCCTTCGCACAGTGGCAGTTCTGCTCGCAGTGGCAGGCGTTGCGCGCGGCCGCGACGGCGCGCGGCATCGCGATCATGGGCGACATGCCGATCTTCGTCGCCCACGACAGCGCCGACGTGTGGGCGCGACCCGACCTGTTCGACCTGCGCCCCGACGGCATGCCGCGGGTCGTCGCCGGCGTGCCACCCGACTACTTCAGCGCGACGGGGCAGTTGTGGGGCAACCCGCTCTACCGCTGGGATCGCATGGCCGACGAAGGCTTCGCGTGGTGGGTGGCCCGCGTGCGCTCGACCCTCGGGCTTGTCGACCGCGTGCGGCTCGACCACTTCCGCGGCTTCGTCGCGTATTGGGAGGTCGATGGGGCGGCGCCGACGGCGATGCACGGCACGTGGCGTCGCGGTCCCGGTCCGGCCCTGTTCGATGCGCTCGCGGCCGCGCTCGGCCCGCTGCCGATCGTGGCCGAGAACCTCGGCTTCATCACGCCCGACGTCGAGGCCCTGCGCACCGGCTTCGGCTTGCCCGGCATGGCCATCCTGCAGTTCGCCTTCGGCACCGATCCGCAGGCGCCCGACTTCCTGCCGCACAACTACACACCCGACCGGGTGGCCTACACGGGCACCCACGACAACGACACCATGCTCGGCTGGGCGCGGGGCGGCGCCGGCGACAGCACCCGCTCGGTGGAGGACGCACGGCGTGAGCGCGGCTACGCCGAGGCCTACCTGAACGCGGGAGACGAAGGCCTGCACTGGGCGGCGATCCGCGCCGTGCAGGCCTCGGTGGCCAGCACGGCCATCGTCCCGGTGCAGGACGTGCTGGGGCTCGGCAGCGAGAGTCGCATGAACGTCCCGGGGCGGCCGTCGGGCAACTGGCGGTGGCGGATGGCGCCCGGCGCACTCACTCCGGCGCACCTGGAAGCCTTGCGGGATCTCGCGGACCTGTATGGTCGTCTTCCGAGTGGGCAGGCCCGCTGGGCGTCCGGGCCCCGGGAGGAGCAGGCCCCCGACTCCTCCCGCGAGGCCGAGCGGCAGGAGCAGCCCTCCTGA
- a CDS encoding PEP-CTERM sorting domain-containing protein, whose amino-acid sequence MVLSGHGLLLRSPGFHPSPFARGIRNEGQDMRLKFLSLLAVALFAGPMAAHAAPIVYSVNDSIGGVSISGTLTTDGTIGAVTSANFTDFSLTVTNGVTPTLFTPTNAFIDSLNTIGVVATATELSLSTGNAQFQVLTPPPGPGGFYVWLLRTGSDQIQNPIGGYSAFERRTTSTFARVASVPEPGSLTLLGLAFAALGGRRSRRTA is encoded by the coding sequence ATGGTGCTGTCCGGCCACGGCCTGCTTCTCCGCAGCCCTGGCTTCCACCCCTCGCCGTTCGCGCGGGGAATCCGCAACGAAGGGCAAGACATGAGATTGAAGTTTCTGAGTTTGTTGGCAGTGGCGCTGTTTGCGGGTCCGATGGCGGCGCACGCGGCTCCGATCGTCTATTCCGTCAATGACAGCATTGGAGGGGTGTCCATTTCCGGAACCCTTACCACCGACGGCACGATTGGGGCTGTGACTTCAGCCAACTTCACTGACTTCTCCTTGACCGTGACGAACGGCGTCACCCCCACTCTTTTCACGCCCACGAACGCGTTCATCGATTCCCTGAACACCATTGGGGTCGTCGCCACTGCAACAGAGTTGTCGTTGTCGACTGGGAATGCGCAGTTCCAAGTCCTCACCCCCCCGCCCGGCCCTGGAGGCTTCTACGTATGGTTGCTCAGGACTGGCTCTGACCAGATCCAGAACCCGATCGGAGGCTATAGCGCCTTTGAACGAAGAACGACCAGCACGTTCGCCCGCGTCGCTTCCGTCCCCGAACCCGGCTCTCTGACCCTGCTCGGTCTTGCTTTCGCCGCGCTCGGTGGTCGGCGCTCACGGAGGACCGCGTAG
- a CDS encoding response regulator, translating into MRALLVDDEPTVCLLLGRILARDFDCVATPAANGLEALDLLSRHAYDFMVLDLLMPVMDGLEALRAIRADQRLRELPIMVMSTVREELRVREAIDLGIGTYLTKPLRPTDVALRLQRFVGGLGRPALAPRQCAGITPGSRILVVDGDRDFRHFAHGVLAHSHLVSSAMSGAQGLRLCLELRPALVLLGEGLGAIPAAAFLEKLRAIPEIAGTPVIAIRAGRDAAPLAADGLMMRTFIPDAFLQQFTRLTADEPPTVRWLRSRPWLRPRLITSTEQVLGMMLGLEVLAQEASEPPAMDRIGVAVPIVVAGADLDLRVGIRATLPVARLLATRLLQAEEASDDDARSALEELANMLGGRVLEALRGEGDDARLGLPDVLPGHAAAPGTVITVTFASVDGDFTFDVVCLAIDEVASVPALPAVP; encoded by the coding sequence ATGCGGGCGCTGCTGGTCGACGACGAGCCGACCGTCTGCCTGCTCCTCGGTCGCATCCTGGCGCGCGATTTCGATTGCGTCGCGACCCCGGCCGCCAACGGCCTCGAGGCCCTCGACCTGCTGTCGCGCCACGCGTACGACTTCATGGTCCTCGACCTGCTCATGCCGGTGATGGACGGCCTCGAGGCGCTGCGCGCCATACGCGCCGACCAGCGACTGCGGGAGTTGCCGATCATGGTCATGTCCACGGTGCGCGAGGAACTGCGCGTGCGCGAGGCCATCGACCTGGGCATCGGCACCTACCTCACCAAGCCCCTGCGGCCGACCGACGTCGCCCTGCGGCTGCAGCGCTTCGTTGGCGGACTCGGGCGTCCAGCACTCGCGCCGCGGCAGTGTGCCGGCATCACTCCGGGCAGCCGCATCCTCGTGGTGGACGGTGACCGGGACTTCCGTCACTTCGCGCACGGCGTGCTCGCGCACTCGCACCTGGTGTCCTCGGCGATGAGTGGCGCGCAGGGACTGCGCCTCTGCCTGGAACTCCGTCCGGCACTCGTGCTGCTCGGCGAGGGCCTCGGCGCCATCCCCGCGGCTGCCTTCCTCGAGAAGCTGCGGGCCATCCCCGAGATCGCCGGAACGCCGGTCATCGCCATCCGCGCCGGGCGCGACGCCGCGCCCCTGGCCGCCGACGGCCTGATGATGCGGACCTTCATCCCCGACGCCTTCCTCCAGCAGTTCACCCGACTGACGGCCGACGAGCCCCCGACCGTGCGCTGGCTGCGGTCGCGTCCGTGGTTGCGCCCGCGCCTCATCACCTCCACGGAACAGGTGCTGGGGATGATGCTGGGACTCGAGGTGCTGGCGCAGGAAGCGTCCGAGCCCCCTGCCATGGACCGGATCGGCGTGGCGGTCCCGATCGTGGTGGCCGGCGCCGACCTCGACCTGCGCGTCGGCATTCGTGCCACGCTGCCCGTCGCGCGCCTGCTGGCCACACGCCTGTTGCAGGCCGAGGAGGCCAGCGACGATGACGCGCGGTCGGCGCTCGAGGAACTGGCCAACATGCTCGGCGGTCGAGTGCTCGAGGCGTTGCGCGGGGAAGGCGACGACGCGCGGCTGGGCTTGCCCGATGTCCTGCCAGGACACGCGGCAGCGCCGGGGACCGTGATCACCGTGACGTTCGCGTCAGTAGATGGTGACTTCACCTTCGACGTCGTCTGCCTGGCCATCGACGAGGTCGCGAGCGTGCCTGCGCTTCCAGCTGTACCGTGA
- a CDS encoding helix-turn-helix domain-containing protein gives MNEHTQQPPRRQADRRPKAARPGQRLLTFAQASTEYGPPANSLRDLVLRGKLPAVQLGSRYWLRRDDLDRLIERSVV, from the coding sequence ATGAACGAGCACACCCAACAGCCTCCGAGGCGTCAGGCTGACCGCAGGCCCAAGGCCGCCCGGCCCGGCCAGCGCTTGCTGACGTTCGCGCAGGCGTCCACCGAGTACGGCCCGCCGGCCAACAGCCTCCGCGATCTCGTGCTCCGCGGGAAGTTGCCGGCCGTGCAACTGGGTAGCCGCTATTGGCTGCGCCGCGACGACCTCGACCGCCTCATCGAGCGGTCGGTCGTCTGA